From Ignavibacterium sp.:
TTCAAAATTGATGAGTAATGAAATTCGGGTTGCTTATCAAAAAACTTTTTATCAATAAATTTTTCCAACGCAAAATAAGGAACAGCGGAAATTACAAAATCAAAATCTTCATAAATATTCTTATCTGTAATTACTTTATTAATCTTCACATCTTCAATCTCAACTCCGATAACTTTCTCTGACAATCTTACTTCCCCGCCCTTTTTCTTTATTAATTCAATTGAAGGTTCAGAGAATACTTTTGTCAAAGGCAAAGTAGGAAGGATAATTGAAGAAGATGTATTGTCTTTCCAGAAAATTTCTTTAAGAATATCACAAAAAATTTTTGCTGAAGCTTTTTCGGTTGATGTATTTAATGCTCCAATTGAAATTATTTCCCAGAAAATCTTTATTGAGTTATCCGATTGTTTTTCTTTTTTCAACCATTCAATGACACTTAATCCGGAAAGTTTATCGGAATCAATAAAATTAATTTTTGTGAAAAGTTTTATCAGCAAGAACTTTTCTCGAACATTTAATCTCTTAAATGAAAATAAAGCATAAAGTAAATTAAACGGGAAAGGAAATTGGGCTGCTTTTAGTTTAAATGAGTTGCCTTTGTGAGACAAATAATTTACTTCAAGATTTTTCTGGATTTTCAAATACTTGTAAGCATCAATTAATCGCAGAAAGTTAAGCGTATCGGCATAACAACCCATCAGGATATGCTGACCATTATCAATTTCGGTATTGGTTGTTTCATCTACAAAAGAATAAACTCTTCCGCCTGCTTTTGGAGATGCTTCAAGAAGTGTAACCTGAAATTTATTTTGGGAAAGATAAACTGCGGATGAAAGTCCTGCTAATCCACCACCAATTACTAAAACTCTTTTCATCAATAAACTAACTGATACTTTGCCCAAACACCTAAAGCAATTCCGACTTTTTCTATTTTTTTAACTTTTATTTCGTTATTTAAAACATCGTAATCAGTTTGGATTATTCTTTCGAGCATTCTGTAATAGATATGTTGCATAGCCCTTGCGGCAAACATTGTTTTTTTATCATCAAGGTCAAGAGACTGAGTTGCTTTCTCAAAATAATTTTTCGCACGCTCAACTTCATACTTCATTAACTGCTTAAAATTTTCGTCTGATATTTTTTGATAAAGTTGAGTTTCGCTGTAATTAAATTTTTCTAAGTCCTCCTGGGGTAAATAGATTCTTCCCTGCTCGGCATCTTTACCAAGATCACGAAGGATATTAGTCAACTGTAAAGCAATACCAAGATTAACAGCAAAATCTTTTGTTGAAGGATTTTTATATCCAAATATTTCTATACACATAAGCCCGACCGTGGAAGCAACACGGTAACAATAAACAAGCAAATCATCAAAATTCTTATAACGATTTTTCTGCAAGTCCATTTCCATTCCTTTAATCAGTTCAAAAAATGGATCAAGCGGAATATTGAAGTTTGAAATTGTTTTGCCAAGCTTGTTCAATAAAGGATATTCACTTCTGCCTGCAAAAGCTTTTTCAAACTCAATTCGCCATCTTCTTAACTTTTCATATTTAACATCATCAGGAACGGAAATATCATCAACTATATCATCAGTTTTTCTGCAGAAAGCATAAACAGTATTCATTGCATCTCTTTGCTTTTCAGGCAAAAGATTAAAAGCATAGTAAAAACTGCTTTTGCTTTCCCTGGATATTTGTTTTGCTGAATCGTTCATTAATAAAAAATACTTTTTAATAGTATCGTAATAAAATCTCTTTTGTTAATCTTTAGTCTTTTACCAAAAATCTGATATTTATTTTTTTCAATCTTTGATAGAATTCTTTCCCCACCAGCAACTGTCCATTTAATTTCAACTTTTAGTCTTCCCTTCAGAAATGGGAACAATCTCTTGCCTTCGGAAAAAAGGTTTTTTGTTCTTTCTATATTGTATTTCAACAGTGCTGAAAAATTAGGATTATTTTCTTTCATCTCAAACATATTTTCATCAACATTAAAATGATTCATTTCCTCCTGCGGTAAATATATTCTGCCTTTCTCATAATCAATTTCCACATCCTGAAAGAAATTGGTCAATTGTAGCGCAGTACAAATTTTATCAGAATACAGATAAGCTTTTTCATCTCTTATATCAAAGATGTCAAGGACTATTCTGCCAACGGGATTTGCAGATCTTTTGCAGTAATCCATAACTTCATCAAAATTCTTGTATCTGTTTTTTATCACATCCTGCTTAAAAGCTGAAATCAGATCTGTGAAATACTCGGGACTAAGTTTATTTCTTACAATAACATCAGACAAAATCCTAAACTCTTCATTGACAAATTTATTATTAAGAGCATCCTGGAAATTCTTTTCAAAGTTATTTAATGCAGATATTCGTTCACTTGCAGATATTTGACCTTCATCCGCCAAATCATCAGCTGTTCTGGCAAACCAATAAACAATTGCTATATCACGCCTTTTCCCTTTTGGAATCAGAAAAGAAGCTACGGGAAAGTTTTCATAATGGGTTTTTGACAATGAAATCGCAGCTTTTAATGTTGAATCGGGCATAAAACGCATTTTTTGTTGGTTCAATTTAGTAAATAAAAAGAAATCAATTATCAAAGTGAGCCAAACGGCATAAAAATTATTTCTAATTATGCGATAATTCAATTGGAATAATTATTGGAGATACAGATATGAACTTAAATTTATTTGAAAGTAAAATTTTTAATGTACAGGGGATTCAAGAAATAACGAGGGTCAAAATGGAAGATTTCGAAAAACTGGTAATCAAAGATATAATCATTGAGAAAGTAAACCTCACAAGAGCAACTTATAAAGAAGCAAGTGAGTTAAAAAAAATTCTTGATGATGATATTGAAAAGAAATTCAGAAAATTAATTGTTGATTTAAGCCAATGTGAATTCATTGATTCAACCTTTTTAGGTGTGCTTGTATTATCACTTAAAAAAATATCAATGATCAGTGGTGAAATCAGACTTGTTAAACCAAAATCAGTTGTGAGAGCATTGATGGAAAAATCAGGAACACTGAATATTTTCAATGCTTATGATACACTTGATGAAGCGGTTGAAAGTTTTGAATTCACTCACGCTTCAAATTACTATACAAGAGAAGGACTTTCAGCACAAGCTTAATAATTTTATTGTTCATGGCACCCCCTAAAACACTTCCTTTAACGCTGGGAAGTGTTTTTTATTTTAAATATTTATTTCTCTTAAATGCTTCAGAGCAGATCTAATCTAAACCGGATTTTTCTATTTCATCAAAATCATCTTGCGAGTTGCAGAATAATTACCAGCTGTAAGTTTATAAAAGTAAAGTCCGCTTGCAAGATTGCTTGCATAAAATTCAACTTTAAATCTTCCGGCTTCTCTGTATTCATCCACTAAAGTTGCTACTTCATTGCCTAGGACATCATAAATCTTAAGTGTTTGATGACTGCCAACTGGTGACTGCC
This genomic window contains:
- the hpnD gene encoding presqualene diphosphate synthase HpnD; the encoded protein is MNDSAKQISRESKSSFYYAFNLLPEKQRDAMNTVYAFCRKTDDIVDDISVPDDVKYEKLRRWRIEFEKAFAGRSEYPLLNKLGKTISNFNIPLDPFFELIKGMEMDLQKNRYKNFDDLLVYCYRVASTVGLMCIEIFGYKNPSTKDFAVNLGIALQLTNILRDLGKDAEQGRIYLPQEDLEKFNYSETQLYQKISDENFKQLMKYEVERAKNYFEKATQSLDLDDKKTMFAARAMQHIYYRMLERIIQTDYDVLNNEIKVKKIEKVGIALGVWAKYQLVY
- the hpnC gene encoding squalene synthase HpnC, yielding MPDSTLKAAISLSKTHYENFPVASFLIPKGKRRDIAIVYWFARTADDLADEGQISASERISALNNFEKNFQDALNNKFVNEEFRILSDVIVRNKLSPEYFTDLISAFKQDVIKNRYKNFDEVMDYCKRSANPVGRIVLDIFDIRDEKAYLYSDKICTALQLTNFFQDVEIDYEKGRIYLPQEEMNHFNVDENMFEMKENNPNFSALLKYNIERTKNLFSEGKRLFPFLKGRLKVEIKWTVAGGERILSKIEKNKYQIFGKRLKINKRDFITILLKSIFY
- a CDS encoding STAS domain-containing protein, with translation MEDFEKLVIKDIIIEKVNLTRATYKEASELKKILDDDIEKKFRKLIVDLSQCEFIDSTFLGVLVLSLKKISMISGEIRLVKPKSVVRALMEKSGTLNIFNAYDTLDEAVESFEFTHASNYYTREGLSAQA
- the hpnE gene encoding hydroxysqualene dehydroxylase HpnE; this encodes MKRVLVIGGGLAGLSSAVYLSQNKFQVTLLEASPKAGGRVYSFVDETTNTEIDNGQHILMGCYADTLNFLRLIDAYKYLKIQKNLEVNYLSHKGNSFKLKAAQFPFPFNLLYALFSFKRLNVREKFLLIKLFTKINFIDSDKLSGLSVIEWLKKEKQSDNSIKIFWEIISIGALNTSTEKASAKIFCDILKEIFWKDNTSSSIILPTLPLTKVFSEPSIELIKKKGGEVRLSEKVIGVEIEDVKINKVITDKNIYEDFDFVISAVPYFALEKFIDKKFFDKQPEFHYSSILNIHLWLKQNFLSEDFYAFIDSELHWFFNKKTHWNIVISNADKFMQMNNEEIFNLVFTELKKFIAISDDDILLYKIIKEKRATFIPDDFTLKHRPSTETKVKNLFIAGDWVDTKLPATIESAVRSGRIAAEKIVFNN